In one Erythrobacteraceae bacterium WH01K genomic region, the following are encoded:
- a CDS encoding calcium/sodium antiporter, with the protein MATSILLIVAGLIGLALGGELLVRGAVGIAKAMGLSNLLTGVIIVGMATSMPELVTSVEAARAGSPEIAWGNIVGSNISNTLLILGATALVAPIVLTGLGRRDAAVALGATAILVGLAFWQTGALWIGAALLALLVIYIVWRLNHPRIADEEEDVTIPKLPIAIVLFVAGLAALVFGGGWLVDGAIAVATVAGVSETVIGLTVVAIGTSLPELAASVAAAFRGKPGLAIGNVVGSNIYNILLIGGATMLMAPVALPREILGTQSAILFASAVALWALLWAGKTIGRVMGGVLLAAFTAYVIATLL; encoded by the coding sequence TTGGCCACATCCATATTGCTGATCGTTGCCGGCCTCATCGGTCTGGCCCTGGGGGGTGAATTGCTGGTGCGCGGTGCCGTCGGTATTGCCAAGGCAATGGGCCTGTCCAACCTGCTGACCGGCGTCATCATCGTTGGCATGGCGACTTCGATGCCCGAACTGGTCACCAGCGTCGAAGCGGCGCGAGCCGGCTCGCCCGAGATCGCCTGGGGCAATATCGTCGGGTCGAACATTTCGAACACGCTGCTGATCCTTGGGGCGACCGCATTGGTTGCGCCGATCGTCCTGACCGGCCTGGGGCGGCGCGACGCCGCCGTGGCGCTGGGGGCGACCGCCATCCTGGTGGGACTGGCGTTCTGGCAGACGGGCGCGCTCTGGATCGGTGCGGCGCTGCTTGCCTTACTGGTGATCTATATTGTCTGGCGGTTGAATCATCCCCGCATCGCGGACGAGGAGGAGGATGTCACCATCCCCAAACTGCCGATTGCCATCGTCCTGTTCGTGGCGGGCCTTGCCGCACTGGTCTTCGGCGGTGGCTGGCTGGTCGACGGGGCGATAGCAGTCGCCACGGTCGCAGGCGTGAGCGAGACGGTGATCGGGCTGACGGTCGTGGCCATCGGCACTTCGCTGCCGGAACTCGCCGCATCGGTCGCGGCAGCTTTCCGCGGGAAACCCGGCCTCGCGATCGGGAATGTCGTGGGCAGCAACATCTACAACATCTTGCTGATCGGCGGGGCTACGATGCTGATGGCCCCGGTGGCTCTGCCGCGCGAAATCCTTGGAACACAGAGCGCGATCCTGTTCGCGTCTGCCGTGGCGCTGTGGGCATTGCTGTGGGCCGGCAAGACGATCGGACGCGTGATGGGCGGCGTGCTACTGGCCGCGTTCACAGCCTACGTCATCGCCACACTGCTTTGA
- a CDS encoding site-specific DNA-methyltransferase, with amino-acid sequence MVVLETTKQRSAKKAKPAATAKETLPLGQILDGDCVERLRELPDASVDLVFADPPYNLQLGGDLNRPDGSHVDAVTDHWDQFDSFKLYDDFTKAWLTECKRILKPDGAMWVIGSYHNIYRVGTILQDLGFWILNDIVWRKTNPMPNFRGTRFTNAHETLLWCSQGEKAKYQFNYRAMKTLNDELQMRSDWVLPICSGGERLKDRHGHKAHPTQKPEALLYRVLLATTERGDVVVDPFFGTGTTGAVAKRLGREWIGCEREEAYREVATARIAKELPLDESALTTVKAGRAAPKVAFGALVESGMLKPGTKVFDKKRRWEATVRADGSLVHAKQVGSIHGLGKELQNAPSCNGWTFWHYEDEGLIKPIDAVRQLYLLSIED; translated from the coding sequence ATGGTGGTTCTGGAAACCACGAAGCAGCGCAGTGCGAAAAAGGCGAAGCCGGCTGCGACCGCGAAGGAAACACTGCCGCTGGGGCAGATACTGGACGGTGACTGTGTCGAGCGGCTGCGCGAATTGCCCGATGCCAGCGTCGATCTCGTCTTTGCCGACCCGCCTTACAATCTCCAGCTGGGCGGCGATCTCAACCGGCCCGATGGCAGCCATGTCGATGCGGTGACCGATCACTGGGACCAGTTCGACAGCTTCAAGCTTTACGACGATTTTACAAAGGCATGGCTGACGGAGTGCAAGCGCATCCTGAAGCCCGACGGGGCCATGTGGGTCATCGGCAGCTATCACAATATCTACCGGGTCGGCACGATCCTGCAGGACCTGGGCTTCTGGATCCTGAACGATATCGTCTGGCGCAAGACCAATCCGATGCCCAATTTCCGCGGCACGCGCTTCACGAACGCCCATGAAACCCTGCTGTGGTGCAGCCAGGGAGAGAAGGCGAAATACCAGTTCAACTACCGCGCGATGAAGACCCTGAACGACGAGCTTCAGATGCGCAGCGACTGGGTGCTGCCGATCTGTTCGGGTGGGGAGCGCCTGAAGGACCGGCACGGCCACAAGGCGCACCCGACGCAAAAGCCCGAGGCGCTGCTCTACCGCGTCCTGCTCGCCACGACCGAGCGCGGCGATGTGGTAGTCGACCCGTTCTTCGGCACCGGCACGACCGGCGCGGTGGCAAAAAGGCTCGGCCGCGAATGGATCGGCTGCGAGCGGGAGGAGGCCTACCGCGAGGTCGCGACGGCCCGCATAGCGAAGGAACTACCGCTCGACGAAAGCGCGCTCACCACGGTGAAGGCAGGACGAGCCGCGCCCAAGGTTGCATTCGGCGCCTTGGTCGAAAGCGGGATGCTGAAACCGGGGACGAAGGTTTTCGACAAGAAACGCCGCTGGGAAGCGACGGTGCGGGCCGACGGTTCGCTCGTCCATGCAAAGCAGGTCGGCTCTATCCACGGCCTCGGCAAGGAATTGCAGAATGCGCCCAGCTGCAATGGCTGGACCTTCTGGCATTACGAGGACGAGGGCCTGATCAAGCCGATCGACGCCGTGCGGCAGCTATACCTGCTCAGCATCGAAGACTGA
- a CDS encoding flavodoxin reductase translates to MSHHLTLKSMRAITHNVNELTFDRPDGYDFKPGQATDFALDRDGWRDEKRPFTFTSLPQAEHLQFTIKSYPSHDGVTEQVGQMEGGEKVILEDPWGAIEDKGPGTIIAGGAGLTPFLSILRARQAKDGTLDGYRLIFSNSCEKDIILREELERMPGLRLDLQLSDENTEGTCHGRVDAEYLEQAGLDLDGLFYLCGPSPMEDDVSTLLKARGVSGDSLVREEW, encoded by the coding sequence ATGTCCCACCATCTCACGTTGAAAAGCATGCGCGCCATCACGCATAATGTGAACGAGCTGACCTTCGACCGGCCGGACGGATACGATTTCAAGCCCGGACAGGCGACCGATTTCGCGCTCGACCGCGACGGCTGGCGCGATGAGAAACGCCCCTTCACCTTCACCTCGCTGCCGCAAGCCGAGCACCTGCAGTTCACCATCAAGTCCTACCCCTCGCATGACGGGGTGACCGAACAGGTCGGCCAGATGGAAGGCGGTGAGAAGGTCATTCTCGAGGACCCGTGGGGCGCGATCGAGGACAAGGGGCCGGGCACCATCATCGCGGGCGGCGCCGGGCTGACGCCGTTCCTTTCCATCCTGCGCGCGCGGCAGGCGAAGGACGGGACGCTCGATGGCTATCGCCTGATCTTCTCCAACTCGTGCGAGAAAGACATCATCCTGCGCGAGGAACTGGAGCGGATGCCGGGCCTGAGGCTCGACCTGCAGCTGAGCGACGAGAATACGGAAGGCACCTGTCACGGCAGGGTCGATGCCGAGTATCTCGAGCAGGCCGGGCTCGACCTGGACGGACTTTTCTACCTGTGCGGCCCGTCGCCGATGGAGGACGACGTCAGCACGCTGCTGAAAGCGCGCGGCGTCTCCGGCGACAGCCTGGTGCGCGAGGAGTGGTAG